The genomic stretch TGTCGCCTTGCGCCAGCGCCTGCTTGAGCAATTGCAGGCTATCCCCGGCGTGCGCCTGAACGGCAGCGCCACCCAGCGTATTCCCCACACCTTGAGCCTGACCTTCAGCGAAGGCGAGTTCAATCCGGCGGCCCTGAGCGCCGGTATCGCTTTTTCGGCGACCTCTGCCTGCAATTCGGCAAGCAATGCACCCTCCCATGTACTGCTTGCCCTGGGACATGATGCGCGCAGTGCCGGTCGCACCATTCGCCTGAGCCTGGGGCGGTTTACCACCGAGCAGGATATCGATCAGGCAGTGCAATTGATCAAAGGCTCATTGGCCAGCGCGCCGGCCTTCTGGGCAGTTTGAAACACATAACAATTATTAGTGGTTAGCAGGAGACATGATGAGTACGCAGCCTTTGCCCCATGGAACGGTTCCCCAGCGCCTGGCGCACACCCGCGAGTTGATGAAACGGGAGGGCATCCATGCCTTGCTGGTGCCATCGGCCGATCCGCACCTGTCCGAGTACTTGCCGGGTTATTGGCAGGGGAGGCAGTGGTTGTCGGGGTTTCATGGGTCGGTAGGCACGCTGATCGTCACGGCTGATTTCGCCGGGGTCTGGGCTGACAGCCGTTACTGGGAGCAGGCGAGCAAGGAGCTCAACGGCAGCGGCATCGAGTTGGTGAAGCTGCAACCGGGGCAGCCCGGCCCGCTGGAATGGCTGGGTGAGCAAACCCCGGAAGGCGGGGTAGTGGCAGTGGACGGCGCGGTGATGGCCGTTGCATCCGCCCGTACCCTGGGCAGCAAGCTGGCAGAGCGGGGCGCGCGCCTGCGTACTGATATCGATCTGTTGAACGAGGTCTGGAGCGACCGCCCGGCACTGCCAAACCAGCCGATCTATCAGCACCTGCCACCCCAGGCGACTGTCAGCCGAGGCGAAAAACTTGCGGCACTGCGCGCCAGCCTGAAAGAAAAGGACGCAGATTGGCATTTCATTGCCACCCTGGATGACATCGCCTGGCTGTTCAATCTGCGCGGTGCAGATGTGTCGTTCAACCCGGTGTTTGTGTCATTCGCCCTGATCAACCAGCAGCAGGCCACCCTGTTTGTTGCTCTTGGCAAGGTTGATGCTCAGTTGCGCGGGGTGCTGGAACAAGATGGCGTGACGCTGCGCGACTACAGTGAAGTGGCTGCAGCCTTGGGTGAAGTGCCGGACGGTGCCAGCCTGCAGGTGGACCCAGCGCGCGTGACTGCCGGGTTGCTGGATAACCTGGCCAGTGGCGTCAAGCTGGTGGAAGGGCTCAACCCGACCACGTTGGCCAAGTCCCGTAAAAGCCTGGCGGACGCCGAGCATATTCGCCGGGCCATGGAGCAGGATGGCGCGGCGTTGTGCGAGTTTTTCGCCTGGCTGGATTCGGCCCTGGGTCGCGAGCGCATCACCGAGCTGACGATTGATGAACACCTGACAGCTGCGCGTACCCGGCGCCCGGATTTTGTATCGTTGAGCTTCAATACCATCGCCGCATTCAACGGCAATGGCGCTATGCCCCATTACCACGCCACGCAAGCAGAACACGCGGTGATCGAAGGTGATGGCCTGCTGTTGATCGACTCGGGCGGCCAGTATCTGGGCGGTACCACCGATATCACGCGGATGGTGCCAATCGGTACACCGAGCGAGGAACAAAAGCGCGATTGCACGCGTGTGCTCAAGGGGGTGATTGCCCTGTCGCGCGCGCAATTCCCCAAGGGCATCCTCTCGCCCTTGCTGGACGCTATCGCCCGCGCGCCGATCTGGGCCGAAGGCGTGGATTACGGCCATGGCACCGGACATGGGGTGGGTTACTTCCTCAATGTCCATGAAGGCCCGCAGGTGATTGCCTACCAGGCTGCAACTGCGCCGCAAACCGCCATGCAGGCGGGCATGATCACCTCCATTGAGCCGGGCACCTATCGTCCTGGGCGTTGGGGGGTGCGTATCGAGAACCTGGTGTTGAACCGAGAGGCGGGCAAGACCGAATTTGGCGAGTTCCTCAAGTTCGAAACCCTGACCCTGTGCCCTATCGATACCCGTTGCCTGGTGCCGTCATTGCTGACGACCGAGGAGCGGCAGTGGTTCAACGACTACCATGGCGAAGTGCGTCAACGCTTGAGCCCGTTGCTCAGTGGCGCCGCGCTGGAGTGGTTGCAGGTACGCACCGCCGCTATATAAGGACTGGCCGCTCACAGGCACGGGCCTGGGAGCGGCTTGCAGGCGCTAACGCAAGGCTTCGCGTACAAAGTCCAGGCGATCCTGGCCGAAGAACAGCTGTTGATCGACAAACAGGCTAGGCGCACCGAACACGCCCCGGCCAATCGCCTCTTCGGTCTTGCGCTTGAGGGCGTCCTTGACCTCCTCATCCTGGGTCAGCTCCTGCACCTGGGCAGGGTTGAAGCCGTGTTCCGCCAGGACCTGCGCAACGACTGTCGAATCACCCAGGTTGCGCCCATCCACCCACAGTGCCCGGAACAGGCAGTCGATGAAGTCGATGAAACGTTCTGGCTGGCGTAGTTGAATGCCGGTGACGGCGCGCATCAGTGTCAGGGTGTTGATGGGGAAGTGTGGGTTGAACTTGAGGGGTACACCGTAACGCTTGGCATAGCGTGCCAGGTCTTGCAGCATGTAGCGGCCCTTGGCCGCGATGGTGATGGGCGAGACGTTGCCGGTGGCCTTGAAGATGCCGCCCAGGAGAATAGGCTGATACACCAGTTGGCTACCGGTTTCGGCACAGATTCCGGGTAGTTGGGTATAGGCCAGGTAGGTGGTGGGGCTGCCGAGGTCGAAGAAAAATTCCAGGGTTTTGCTCATGTCGGATGCTCGCTGCTTATTGTTATGTCGGCATGCTTACCAGGTTTCGTTCCAGGGGCGCAGGTCCAGCTCGAAGGTCCAGGCGTCCCGTGGCTGGCTATGCAGGTGCCAGTAGTTGTCGGCGATGTGTTCGGGGTCAAGGATGCCGTCCTGGTCCTTGAGTGCGTATTTGGTGGGGAAGTTCTCGCGGATGAAGTCAGTGTCGATGGCGCCATCCACCACCACATGGGCCACGTGGATGTTCATCGGGCCCAGTTCCCGTGCCATGCTTTGCGCCAGAGCGCGAATACCGTGCTTGGCCCCGGCGAAGGCGGCAAATCCCGCTGCCCCACGTAACCCAGCGGTAGCACCGGTAAACAGGATCGTTCCACGTCGGCGAGTTGCCATGCGCTTGGCCACTTCCCGGGCATTCAGGAAGCCTGAGAAGCAGGCCATCTCCCAGATCTTGAAATATTTGCGTGCGGTTTCTTCGAGAATGCTGCACGGCACATTGGCGCCGATATTGAACACGAAGGCCTCAATCGGACCCAGCTCGCTTTCGATCTGTTCGATCAGCGCGATCACCTCGTCCTCCTTGCGCGCGTCGCAGGCAAATCCGTGGGCTTCGCCGCCAGAGGCTTGAATATTTTCCACCAGGGGCTGCAGTTTGTCGGCACTACGTCGGGTGACGCAGGCGACATAACCCTCCCGGGCAAAACGCCTGGCGATGGCACCGCCTGTAGCATCGCCGGCGCCGACGACCAGTACGATTTTCTTATTCTCAGTCATGGCAAGTCCTTGAGCAAACGATCGTTAACTAAACGAACGTTATGCTACGATTTGGCAAGCGTCAAGGTGGTGTTTTCAACGGGAGAGACGATGCGTTATTCAGTCAGTCACAAGCAACAAACCAGAGACAAGCTTCTGCAGAGCAGCGCGGCCCTGGCAAAAAAAGAAGGGTTTGCCAGTGTGGGCGTGGATGGCTTGATGAAAGCCATTGGCTTGAGTGGGGGGGCGTTCTATAGCCACTTTTCTTCCAAGGACGCATTGTTCAGCTCAATCGTCGAGCACGAGTTGAGTCAAAGCCTTGAGCGCTTGGGTGAGGGGGCGGTGCAGAGTCGAGAACGCTTGGCACGCTGCCTCAAGATTTATTTGAGTATGGCTCACGTGGAACAGGTGCAAGACGGCTGTGCATTGCCGAGCATGGGGGCGGAGATTGCCCGGGCTGATATAGCCGTACGCCAGCAGGCGCAAGAGTGGATCTGTCGGTTACAGGCCAACTGGGCGCGGACTTTGGAGAGTGACAGCCTGGCCTGGGCGATTTTGTCCCAGTGTGTGGGAGCGCTGGTGGTGGCCAGGATGATGGTTGACCCGCACGTCCAGGCACAGGTGCTCTCATCGAGCTATAACGAACTCAGCCAGAAAATCGCCCAGCAATGATCGTTTACTTACAGAGCACGATCATGCTGCGGCTGGTATAGCCGGCAGGGTTGATACCGAAGGGGTAATCACCCGGTTCTTCGGTGTTGTCGCCGGACTTGGCGATGACCCGGTAGCCCTTCTTGCCGCACGAGTTGGCTGCGCTGGTGTAGCACTGGTCCCAGGAGGAGGACAAGCCAGAGCAGTTGATATGCAGCCCTTTCTTTCCGCGTTTGACTTCTGTCTTGGTGGTCGCGGCACACCCTGCAAGGGCGATGACGACAAGCACTATCAAAATTCGCTTCATTACCATCCTTAATAGCCGCGCCGTTGGAAGGTCCGATGCTGGCTTTACTCGCTCTCAAGTGTAGCGTTCGTGGATGTCCTTATTCGAAAATCTCCATGACTGACACTGAGTTACGGCCTAAACATGGCCTAATTGAGCGGCAAATGCCAGAGCTTCGTTAAATCCTGTCTCAATCTGCCGCGACGATAGGCTTCGACTGGCTGCGCATGGTCAGGGTCGCACCCACGGAGGCCAGGATAATGCAGGCGATCGCCAGCCATTGCGCCAGGGACAAGAACTCCTGAAGGAAAAACAGTCCGGAAAGCGCGCCGAATGCAGGTTCGATGCTCATCAGGGTGCCGAAGGTGCGTGCAGGCAGTCGGGTCAGGGCGACCATCTCCAGGGTATAGGGGAGGGCGGTGGAAAGAATGGCCACGCCAATGGCGATTGGAATCAGCGAGGGTGTCAGCAGTGCGCTCCCTGCGTGGACGATACCGATAGGGGCGACAAACAGTGCGGCGATCATTACGCCGAGGGCGGCTGTCTGGACGCCGTTGTCTGCGCCAGCTTTTTGCCCGAAAAGAATATAGAGGGCCCAGCAGATACCCGCACCCAGAGCGTAGGCAGCGCCGGTCAAGTCGATGCCTTGGCTGGTTTCGCCAACCGGTATTAATAGCAGCAGGCCGATGACGGCCAAGGCTATCCACAGGAAGTCAACTGCGCGCCGCGAGGCATAGATCGCCACGGCCAGTGGTCCGGTGAACTCCAGAGCAACTGCAATTCCCAAGGGCACGGTGCGCAATGACATATAGAAGAGAAAGTTCATGCCGCCAAGTGCCATCCCGTAGACGATGACGGTGCGCAGCGACTTGGCGGTGAGTTTTGCACGCCAGGGACGAAGTAATAGCAGCATGATGATGCTGGCAAAAACCAGGCGCAGGGTGGTAGTGCCTTGGGCGCCAACAATCGGGAACATGCTTTTGGCCAGCGAGGCACCCGACTGGATCGAGGCCATGGCAATCAGCAGCAGGCCGACAGGGAAAAGCGCCGAGCCCAGGCTGCGGGATGAGGTGGTCA from Pseudomonas fluorescens encodes the following:
- a CDS encoding aminopeptidase P family protein, with the protein product MSTQPLPHGTVPQRLAHTRELMKREGIHALLVPSADPHLSEYLPGYWQGRQWLSGFHGSVGTLIVTADFAGVWADSRYWEQASKELNGSGIELVKLQPGQPGPLEWLGEQTPEGGVVAVDGAVMAVASARTLGSKLAERGARLRTDIDLLNEVWSDRPALPNQPIYQHLPPQATVSRGEKLAALRASLKEKDADWHFIATLDDIAWLFNLRGADVSFNPVFVSFALINQQQATLFVALGKVDAQLRGVLEQDGVTLRDYSEVAAALGEVPDGASLQVDPARVTAGLLDNLASGVKLVEGLNPTTLAKSRKSLADAEHIRRAMEQDGAALCEFFAWLDSALGRERITELTIDEHLTAARTRRPDFVSLSFNTIAAFNGNGAMPHYHATQAEHAVIEGDGLLLIDSGGQYLGGTTDITRMVPIGTPSEEQKRDCTRVLKGVIALSRAQFPKGILSPLLDAIARAPIWAEGVDYGHGTGHGVGYFLNVHEGPQVIAYQAATAPQTAMQAGMITSIEPGTYRPGRWGVRIENLVLNREAGKTEFGEFLKFETLTLCPIDTRCLVPSLLTTEERQWFNDYHGEVRQRLSPLLSGAALEWLQVRTAAI
- a CDS encoding SDR family oxidoreductase, whose translation is MTENKKIVLVVGAGDATGGAIARRFAREGYVACVTRRSADKLQPLVENIQASGGEAHGFACDARKEDEVIALIEQIESELGPIEAFVFNIGANVPCSILEETARKYFKIWEMACFSGFLNAREVAKRMATRRRGTILFTGATAGLRGAAGFAAFAGAKHGIRALAQSMARELGPMNIHVAHVVVDGAIDTDFIRENFPTKYALKDQDGILDPEHIADNYWHLHSQPRDAWTFELDLRPWNETW
- a CDS encoding 2-hydroxychromene-2-carboxylate isomerase, with protein sequence MSKTLEFFFDLGSPTTYLAYTQLPGICAETGSQLVYQPILLGGIFKATGNVSPITIAAKGRYMLQDLARYAKRYGVPLKFNPHFPINTLTLMRAVTGIQLRQPERFIDFIDCLFRALWVDGRNLGDSTVVAQVLAEHGFNPAQVQELTQDEEVKDALKRKTEEAIGRGVFGAPSLFVDQQLFFGQDRLDFVREALR
- a CDS encoding TetR/AcrR family transcriptional regulator, which gives rise to MRYSVSHKQQTRDKLLQSSAALAKKEGFASVGVDGLMKAIGLSGGAFYSHFSSKDALFSSIVEHELSQSLERLGEGAVQSRERLARCLKIYLSMAHVEQVQDGCALPSMGAEIARADIAVRQQAQEWICRLQANWARTLESDSLAWAILSQCVGALVVARMMVDPHVQAQVLSSSYNELSQKIAQQ
- the rhtA gene encoding threonine/homoserine exporter RhtA gives rise to the protein MTTSSRSLGSALFPVGLLLIAMASIQSGASLAKSMFPIVGAQGTTTLRLVFASIIMLLLLRPWRAKLTAKSLRTVIVYGMALGGMNFLFYMSLRTVPLGIAVALEFTGPLAVAIYASRRAVDFLWIALAVIGLLLLIPVGETSQGIDLTGAAYALGAGICWALYILFGQKAGADNGVQTAALGVMIAALFVAPIGIVHAGSALLTPSLIPIAIGVAILSTALPYTLEMVALTRLPARTFGTLMSIEPAFGALSGLFFLQEFLSLAQWLAIACIILASVGATLTMRSQSKPIVAAD